In Pyrus communis chromosome 1, drPyrComm1.1, whole genome shotgun sequence, the following are encoded in one genomic region:
- the LOC137713392 gene encoding abscisic acid 8'-hydroxylase 1-like, with amino-acid sequence MIAKRRSGNEYSDDFLQSMIERDSCPDNEKLTDSEIMDSLLTLIIGGQTTSSAAMMSSLKFLGENREVLDRVREEQLAIARARPEGASATYEDIKNMPYCLKVMKETLRLGNVVMWTPREATHDCTIEEEDLNMVETGHAHCLSKLEMQKPYSYTPFGSGTRSSLGTNMAKATIMMFLYRVVSGYSWTIQDWDPSMEKMSFVPRLASGLPITLKAL; translated from the exons ATGATCGCCAAGCGGAGAAGCGGAAATGAGTATTCAGATGACTTCCTGCAGTCGATGATAGAAAGAGATTCATGCCCTGACAATGAAAAGCTGACAGATTCGGAGATTATGGACAGCCTATTGACATTGATAATTGGAGGCCAAACCACCTCTTCAGCTGCAATGATGTCGAGCCTTAAGTTTCTTGGCGAGAACAGAGAAGTCTTGGACAGAGTCAGA GAGGAACAGTTAGCAATAGCCAGAGCTAGGCCAGAAGGAGCCTCAGCTACATATGAGGATATTAAAAACATGCCCTACTGTCTCAAG GTTATGAAAGAGACATTGAGGTTGGGAAATGTTGTCATGTGGACTCCTCGCGAAGCTACCCATGACTGCACTATAGAAG AAGAGGATCTAAACATGGTTGAAACTGGGCATGCTCACTGCCTCAGCAAACTG GAAATGCAAAAGCCGTATAGCTATACACCATTTGGGTCAGGAACCAGGTCAAGCCTAGGAACCAATATGGCCAAGGCGACAATTATGATGTTTTTATACCGTGTAGTAAGTGGATACAG CTGGACAATACAAGATTGGGATCCTAGCATGGAAAAGATGTCATTCGTTCCAAGGTTAGCCAGTGGATTACCCATTACCTTGAAGGCCTTGTAA